The nucleotide sequence CTCCCCAAGGGATCTAAACTTCAATTCAGCCACTCAGACTGGGTGCATTATTGTGGAGAGCCACTATGGAAATGAGACTGTGAACCAGTCACGTTGCTGATGCTGAGTGAGGGGGGGGAGAAAAGACAATCTCTGGATCATGTTGCTGAAGAGGCGTGCCCAGTTTGTGGATATGACACAGGACTGAGCCAAGCAACAGCATTCGATGGAGTGAGCCCAAATGCAGCAATGTAAGTGTATGCCTTTCTAGTGTCAGTCCAATAAGACAATCAACACACGGAAGGAATTTCGTACACTTCTGGAATCCAAGGAGATGTAGGGGTAAGCTGGTGAAGCATTCAAGACTTTGACAAAAACGCCTGCGTGGATACCGTCGGGTCTCAAGTTGGAAAGAAATCAGCAAAGCTCCAACAGTTAACCTTCATGATGCCTCGGAACCGAGCCTTCTCTGAGCCTGAGTACTCTGCTGAGTATTCCGCGGACTGTTCAGTGACTTTGCCCTCCGACCCCGGGCAGGTTGTCGGGCGAACACACGAGGTCACGGTGAGGAGCTCGGGATGCTGCCTTTGCCTGCCCCGTTTCATGCTCCTCACCTTTGCACCGGAGTCCCTGGAGAACCTCTACCAGACCTACTTCAGGCGTCAAAGACACGAAACCTTGCTGGTGCTGGTTGTGTTTGCTGCTCTCTTCGACAGCTACGTTATTGTCATGTGTGCGGTGGTCTACACCAGTGACAAACTGGCCTCCGTCCTAGTGGCGTCCATGGGGCTGCTAGCAGACATTGTCCTCTACCTGCTTTGTCGCTTTGGGCTGCTGCCAGATCGCATCTCAAGGCGGGTGGTACCCTATGCCCTGTGGGTGCTCATAGCGGCCCAAATATTCTGCCACCTGGGTTTGAATTATGCCCGCTTTCACCAGGCTAGTGACACAGTGGGCTGGCAGGCTTTCTTCAGCTTCTCCTTTTTCCTGACTCTGCCTTTGAGGTTGACTCCCATCGTTCTCATCACGACGGTCACCTGCGGCGTTCACACCCTAGTTCTGGGCGTCACCATCGCCCAGCAGCAACAGGAGGACATCCAGGGGGCAGCACTTGGAAGACAGGTGAGACTTGGCAACGGATGAGTTTTTAAGAATTGCCTTTAAGCACCAACACAGTGATGATGAAAATACAGTTTTTATAGTATTGAACTTTGGCATGCTTTAAGAATTATGACACGAATAGCTCAGGAACATTGTCCAAATATCTACAGCACTATATGTCGCGGTACCTCAtcagtttttattttacaagAGACAACCAAAACATTGACCTTCTATTGATAGTACTTATTTGAGACTTCGTGTATAGTTTCAGAAAAGTATTATCTTCACAATCTCGCTGATTTGTTGCCCTGACTTCGCCATCTTAGAGCCAGCCAGCTCAGAAAATGACATATcacacattttattattatttaaatggtTTGATTTGTAGTGCATTTCATGCACAATGTAACTCAATATGCTTCACATACTGAAATTAAAACGTTGAAAAGTAGTAACATAGTGAAAGAGATTAAAAAGTAAGGAATAAAAGCAGCTTACAAAAATTTGTAAAAGTACGTACAGTGGAAGAATGAGATTGATTTTAAAACTACCATAATCATAGGTCTGGGAAAAATAACAGATTTTaaccttgatttaaaaaaaaaattacactttATTTTGAATCTGTTCATTCATGTTATTCGCTCTAATAATAAAGGATATCAGTAAACTGTGCGAATGTACTATACGGAagcttagaaaaaaaatatatttagagTGATTTTGAAAGTGTgcattttaaaatacaatacatATAGTTCCAACTCAAATTCTTAGTTTTTAAAACAGAAACCAAAGTATCTAAGCACATCGACAAAATCACAATTTAAACCAGGAATGAAAATTCAGTAAATTTAGCATTTTGTTGATATTTAAAAGGTAAACCAACAGATTGTATAACAATTAGAACAAATGGGGGGGGAAATTTGCCTATTGCCATAATCAAACCAACTTTAATTGATTAGGAATCATGTAATAATCACTATTTATTCGTAACAACACCAATGAAAAGTAAAATCCGATGATACTACCCTGTGCCTTTTATTCTGTACTTTTAAAGAAGTCTTTGTTCAATAGCGAGCTTCCCGTCACAGACCTGTTTGTTTTACTGCACAAACTGTGGTCATAAGAAAATTAAAACCAGTCTGAGCTGATCATACAAATAATGACGCACCAAACAAATGTTGCAGATGTATTTTTCGTCATGTTTTACTGCTCTTGAGGTTCAACATATACAACCCTTTGAAATACTGCTTTGCATAGTAAAGAAACACATTGCATAAAAGTGAAATAAGCAACAGGCTGATAATAAATATGTACTTGCACACTACAGATGCTCATTGGCTAGTAAAGTGTTTTCCTTACAGGCACGTATTTGGGGTTTTCCTAGGAGGGTCTGATCCATTGGCTGATGTCGAtattaggcaaaaaaaaaaaaaaatcagatgacAGATTGATTggataattaatttaaaaaatagataTGAATCAATTAACTTTGTTcaagctcaccagttttctgaaactGAGCCCTGACCAACTGTGATGTAATTTTCAGTGGAGAATTATTGAAAAATTGGCCGCCTCCTGAGATTGCTTGCTTTGGTAAAAGTTGAATCCCTTCACAGTCGGAGATATGATataaactccatccatccatccatccatccattttccgtacCGCTTAGCTCAAAGATACAATTGGATTTTGAAACCTCCTATTGTATAgctgtcaaaataaaaacaaccaagCATTTTATGGTCCAAAATAGTACAAACGAAGAACATCTAAAATATTACAAATTATACTCTGTTTAGGGAAGTCTGAATTTGTAAattccaaatgatagttttgtttgtttgctgtttattgctgtttttaaaaacaatgataaAAGATTTGCTGTTATAGTCACCAAAGTCATGTCATCACTGAGCATTGGCGTTCCTGGTTTGTTAATTGTTCTCTCACTGGCACTGCTAAAAGTCAAATAATTTTACTACTAGAAGGCATTTTAACCAACTTTGACATTGTGTTAACATGGgtgaatgttgttgttttttttctctcaatgtcgTAATGAACAGGTGTTGTGGTGCCCGAGGGATGCAAGGCTGGACGATAAATCAATTTTATCAATTCATTAATTTGTCAAGACAATTAGTTTTGTGAATTGATTCCCCCACCCCCCATCTGCTTCTTTAGTTATAAGAGCTTCCCTCTAATCTGTACTGCTTGCACTGACAACATGGCTGCAGGCAGAGGGTAGCTCATTCACAAATGTAATCAGTGTTGCCAGTTTAATGATTTGGTCACTATATTTAATGATTTTTCCAACCCCTCTAGCGACTGTTTTTCCAAAAAGCAACTAGCGTGTTTAATTTCTCTTGAGAAACAGACATAAGTGGAGTTATTTTCACATTATTTGGTGCATAACCAGAAAAGAGCCCAATGGAAGACAATCATGGAATCAAGGGAACCGAATGTTGGTAAAGATAGAGTGCCTCTTTGTGTTGAAAAATAgagatttattttgaatttgttctTTAACACTTTGACAATGAACATGCAGAATGAACCAGAATGTCACACTTGTAAAATGCTCCATTtagcatgtgattttttttttatccattatttcattattattatctgcAAAGAAAACAATATTTATATTATGTCTCTGGAAATTCAGGCAAATTAATGCTAAAACAGACTGAGGAAGGAAAGAAACAatcattaattaaattaattaattaaattaaaaaaataattaaaatgtcatcatcATGAACTTTCAGAAATGATCAGGAATGGCATTCCTCTCAGGCCCTGTTCAATAATGAAGACTACTATTTAATTTGTGCATTTGGTACTTGGGCCTTCAGTGGAAAATTACTTGACTTAATACACTTTTTAATTCCATTACTGTCACATCACaatgataaaaaatatatattatacaaAAATATTATAGCACACAACTATGTACATGCTGTGTTGAACTACTATTTTGGGCCTCTGAGAAGTTCTGTGACATTAACGAGGCAGTCCCATTCCTCATATAGTGTAAGTTACAGTGAGAATACGTAAAAGAAAGTCTACGGTTTATTATCTAAAACCTTTCTCTCCAATAAAAACTGTGTTTAAAGTTACGCCTTGATCCAATAGCAGAAAACAGAGATACTAGTGAGTCACAAATTTGATATTTGTGTCATCTGTATCTATTTTCCCTTTATATGCGCTGGAGTGATAATCCATTTGGGCTCTCTGCAATGTGCATGTGAGTGGGCAGGTTATTataaatttgccatttcttgaCATATGATTATTTTACAAGGAAATCTCAAAGTAGCAAGCACAGTGCAAGCCGCAAGTTGAATGATCTGCCAAGGGCTGTATTTGAATATCATTTTAGAATATGCCGCTGGCCAATAATAATTAGAAAAATTTCAAGCTGCAGATTTGGCAGCCTGTCAATACACGCTTATGAAAGGCAGGTTACTGAACACTATTTGCAAAACTGTCCCTATTGTGTTTTCAGCTTCTGGCCAATATTGTGATCTATGTTTGCGCTATCACCGTGGGCGTCATGTCATATTACATGGCAGACCGAAAGCACAGAAAGGCTTTCCTCGAGGCAAGACAATCCCTCGAAGTCAAACTCAACCTGGAGGAGCAAAGCCAACAACAGGTCAGAGGTCAAATCATTCAAGATGCCTTTgtctaaatattttattatgttaACTATTGTACATTTTGAAGATAAAGATTCAAAAGGCATTTCTAGCCTTCTTCTTTATGTTGTTGGTTCTTGACTTGATTTGTAAGACTTTAGGATTAGCATTGTCAGTATTTATCTTTAACTGATCACAAACAGtatagaaaacaaaacaaaaaactagggATCACTTGGGTTAATTGCTCAACAGTGTTTTATCAAAGACTGTGCTAGCTAACCAACATCCTCAGTTGGATGCATCAGATTTTGCTATGTCCGTCAGAATAATCTACCATCCTGAAAAAAATTGTTATCCAATTTGACAACTTATATCAGACTTAATTACAGTTCATCATCTTCAGAATGAGACGCTGAGCCTGCTGGCAGATGAGAGCCACCAACCAATCAAGGAGTGGAGTCTGTTGTATTGTCTGTTACCATGACAATTAGCCTCCTtggatactatatatatataatcatgCAGCCAACCTGATCAGTTAATTGTTTCTGAGCTGCTCCACTGTGAATTTTTGATTCCTATTCAAAGCGCCCCCACATAACCCTCCATGTCCCTCCCTCCTTCAATTTTTGCATCTGCATGCTCAATTGTGCATTAACACATGTAACATAATGGCATGAGATGTGCTAGAAAGGTTCCAAGACTCATCACCAAAAATACTATTTCAAATCCAAACTACAAACTAAATGTTTTCAACCAGTATGTCCACAAAAAGATCccaaaatgttgcttttgtaATGTATGCGACATCGAGTGAGGGATGTAATTGGAAAACCTTCTTACTTTCTGTGCTGAATGAGCAATTCAGTTATTGCTTTCATTAAACATTGACAGTAAGCAATTTGGGGAAAGAAGACAACCAACTTCAACATTTAGTAGTGTCTTCATCTCAACAAGCTACCTAAATTAGGATTCACATTTTTGTCATTCATGTTCTTCCTTGGTGAGTTGATTCATTCCCAAATCATGCACAGAAACttcatgaccttttttttttttttttttcataggaaCGCCTGCTACTGTCCATTCTTCCGAAACACATAGCCGATGAGATGCTGCAGGACATGAAAAAGGAGCCTAGTCAGAAAGAGATGCAACAGTTTAACACTATGTACATGTACAGACATGAAAATGTCAGGTAATGTCAAATGGAACCTTAAAATGTCAGCCATTGAATCCATGAATCTAAAAAGAAGGCCTTAGTTGTAAAATGAATCTTTCCGAATTCTCAAAACATGTCAACAAATGATAAGAATAATTATACTATTTCAAATACGGGTcttcaaatatgaaaaaataaattaacttaaAAATAATTTACCAAATGACACCATCATGATAGCGAAACCCACAAAACAATTTGTGAATTTCACCGACCCCGCTTCAAACGgcaggttgatttttttttttcattttcaattttatcaaCTACTGCATGGTAAACTGACATTTATAGTTTTTCCATCACATTTCAACTGAATGTGTAACTAACTGCTTTGTTTTGATCTCTTGTTGTACAGTATTTTGTTTGCAGACATTGTGGGTTTTACCCAGCTGTCATCATCATGCAGCGCTCAGGAGCTGGTCAAGCTGCTCAATGAACTCTTTGCTCGGTTTGACAAACTAGCTGCAGTGAGTAAATTCCGGTTGTACACATCCACTGTTCTTTTTGACAATAGTTTTATAATTCATACAAAATTACTTTTGCTCTCAGTAAAAGTAATCAGAGTAAAACTAAATAGTTAGCTAACATTAATTTACATTTTTGAAACTTTTCAAAAAGTAATCATGAGGCTAATATCATGCATCATCATCAAGTGTATCATTCTCTAAACCCAAATACCTTTTCAGAAATATCACCAGCTGAGGATCAAAATCCTAGGAGACTGTTACTACTGTATTTGTGGGCTGCCAGACTACAGGGAGGACCATGCTGCCTGCTCCATCATGATGGGCCTCGCCATGGTTGAGGCCATCTCGTGAGTATACAATAGAGCTGTAGTTCAAGTTGCCAGAAGTCAATCACTGATTACATGGTGGTCTGTCACATGCTCAGTGGGAAATTGATTGCTCCAACAGACTAATATAGATTTTTGTGTAGTCATGAAAGAAAGTGCATTAGCGtgcaagagcgagagagagagaaatgatttgtttttattgttgctCCGTCGACCTTGCATTGATTTAATTCAGTGTATGTGTGAACAAACACTAGGTATGTGCGTGAGAAAACCCAAACTGATGTTGACATGCGCGTTGGAGTGCACAGCGGGACAGTCTTGGGGGGAGTGCTTGGTCAGAAACGTTGGCAATACGACGTGTGGTCCACGGATGTCACTGTAGCCAACAAGATGGAGGCTGGAGGGATTCCAGGGTAAGAACACACTGTAGTTCCTTTAAAAATCGAAAATGGCACTCAGAAGATCACAGGCGAGGCCTCGGCCTAACATCCGTAATCTGCTCCatttagataaataaataatagtcaAATAGCTAggatttttaatttggcaatgcATTAGCGGGTTCTGTTTTTAGCCATCCactgcatcaaaaaaaaaaaaaaaatctctagatTACTGACTGTTAAAATAAATTTTCGGTCATGAGCAGATTCAATAGGGTTATTTGTTTTATAatgatgttctttttttttggtattgtGATTTGGGTTCTCAAGAATGTACATTTAAGACACCTGCAGTGGGAGGACCTTAAGTGATTGCAATTGGAATACTTCTCTGTGTCAAGTCTTCATCTTTTAATTGCTCTTCTGGTAAACGTGCTGGATTAGCTGCTCCCAAGTTCTATAAAAAGTATGATTCATGCCTAGCCACTAAAAACCTGACTGGTGGCTTGTTATGATTCAGGAGTGTATGCATGATAAACAGTACTCTACTTTTCACAATGGTTCACCAGCGCAGCAGTCAACTCTCAAAGCAGGCCTTTTAAGAAACTCCTTACCCTATTTCTTccaaataaccccccccccattcctCTTTTTGGTCTGGCCTAGTCGTGTCCACATCTCACAAACCACCATGGAGTGTCTTCATGGGGAGTTTGAAGTTGAACCAGGGAATGGAGGGGAGCGCTGTGACTACCTGAGGGAGAGAGGACTTGAGACCTACCTAGTCGTCGTTAACAAAGGACCTGGGGGAAAAAACGGCATCAACAGTGTCGTGAGTAGGAACACACACAGTATTGACTCATATTCAGGAGAACCCCACTCCAAAATAATTACAAGAATTGGTGAAGCCATTTTTTCACCGTTGACTGTTTCCCATTAGAAATTATCTGTAACTTCGTCCAATGGAAACTCCCCTCTGCTGATCAACACCACAGAATGTAATGGCAGTGTGAATACAGCCTGCTCCACACCAGAGGAACCTGAAGAACTTGACACAAGGGTAAACATTCGTAACCACTCAGATCAGACTACAGTACAGATGttttaaaaacactttttttgttttaaaaacaaacaatactaGTCCTCAGCCGGGAGTCCCatgcttttatatatatatttttttaagatgGCACAACTGTTGAACAACAggcttcaattaaaaaaaaaaaagagagactaAAATGTGAGACAAAAatgttagtttttattttaaaaaaattgaaagCATGTAATATGTACGTATATCTTGGAGCCATATGTCATTATGCATGATACATTCCGTTAATTTTGGTGACAGTTGAAGTTTTGTCATGAACTTACAGTGTGTGtttctttcttcttgagcaatgtGTTAGAAAGACGAATGAAATGACATTGATAATGATGGCGATTTGTGGAACCGCAGGTGGTAAACCCCTCTTTCCCAAATCCTCGCCGAAGGCTACGGCTGCGAGACCTGGCTGAAAGGGTGATTGATGCCCAAGAGAATGAACAGGAGCTCAACAAACTGCTGAATGAGGCACTATTGGAGCGAGAAACTGTCCAAGCGTGAGTTTAATTTTTTCTTTCATAGTTTAAAGGTTATCTCTGTCAGCTTGTACAGAGAGCCTAGACGGAAATACagagtgaaaaaaataaaaggttttACTAATTAGAACAAATAACTTCTGTTTCTGTGTTTCATCACCATTATACTTTGTGTGGGGCATGTTGTCAGCTGGCAATTTTAATTTCACGTAAAAAAGTCACATTGTCAAATTATAGCCcatgaatatatttattttaactgGTTCcgatgatttttgctcctgaatCATAGTGttggcacaaaaaaaatctgatgtgctagagacaaaaaacaataaaaaaacaggGCAGATTCAGGATCAGCGCAAAAAAATCACCTGAGAGATGCAAGTCATCTctgatttaaataaaatcaaGTGGAAATTTGTTGATGTTACGTATTCAACACTGTGATGCACCATGAAATGCTTGGTGTGAGGTTCTCTTGTCTCGTCAGTTCGAAGGGAAAGCAAACCAACCGTCTCTCTCTGAGGTTTGTTGACCCCGACTTGGAGACTCGCTACTCGGTGGAGAAGGAGAAGCAGAGTGGAGCTGCCTTCTGCTGCTCCTGCGTGGTGCTGCTCTTCACTGCTGCCACGGGGGCCCTCATAGATCCTAGGTTAGTTCTTCAGGCCTGTGGCATTGATCCTAAAATATATTCATTTAATTGAACAAAAGGCGCTGGGTAGAAACATGCTTTTGCCAATTACAACTGTAAATAGTACTATTTGGGGGTTTCACTATTGAACTTTAGTAGAGCTTTTAATTTGCTAAATATTCCATTATGTTCTTGCTTGTTGACTCTTCTTTAATGAGATTTTGATCTTTCTAACAGATTGATTACAAACTACATCACATTTGCAGTGGGGGAAGTCCTGCTCCTAATCCTGACAATCTGTTCATTGGCTGCCATCTTCCCCAGGGTGTGTTTAAACACATTTACGCTTTTATTTGAGGATGATTTTATCAAGTTTTCAAGACCTCTACCCATTGCCTGAGCTCCCTTAACATGTACTTAGTGTACTTTCTAAGCCAGCTAAATGTCTTGCATCTTTCATACAGCCCATTGAAGTCAGGATTTATTCACCTTATTTTCTTTGTTGcttctgtcttgaaaaaaaaaaaaatc is from Syngnathus scovelli strain Florida chromosome 9, RoL_Ssco_1.2, whole genome shotgun sequence and encodes:
- the adcy3a gene encoding adenylate cyclase type 3 isoform X1 encodes the protein MMPRNRAFSEPEYSAEYSADCSVTLPSDPGQVVGRTHEVTVRSSGCCLCLPRFMLLTFAPESLENLYQTYFRRQRHETLLVLVVFAALFDSYVIVMCAVVYTSDKLASVLVASMGLLADIVLYLLCRFGLLPDRISRRVVPYALWVLIAAQIFCHLGLNYARFHQASDTVGWQAFFSFSFFLTLPLRLTPIVLITTVTCGVHTLVLGVTIAQQQQEDIQGAALGRQLLANIVIYVCAITVGVMSYYMADRKHRKAFLEARQSLEVKLNLEEQSQQQERLLLSILPKHIADEMLQDMKKEPSQKEMQQFNTMYMYRHENVSILFADIVGFTQLSSSCSAQELVKLLNELFARFDKLAAKYHQLRIKILGDCYYCICGLPDYREDHAACSIMMGLAMVEAISYVREKTQTDVDMRVGVHSGTVLGGVLGQKRWQYDVWSTDVTVANKMEAGGIPGRVHISQTTMECLHGEFEVEPGNGGERCDYLRERGLETYLVVVNKGPGGKNGINSVKLSVTSSNGNSPLLINTTECNGSVNTACSTPEEPEELDTRVVNPSFPNPRRRLRLRDLAERVIDAQENEQELNKLLNEALLERETVQASKGKQTNRLSLRFVDPDLETRYSVEKEKQSGAAFCCSCVVLLFTAATGALIDPRLITNYITFAVGEVLLLILTICSLAAIFPRVFPKKLVAFSTWIDHTRWARNTWAMAAIFILTMADIVDMLSCLPQSAIIASPSEGCLNNPKYYSYIAVLALMATTMLVQVSHMVKLTLMLLITVATGVVNIYSWRNIFDRYDMARFQDYRSYLVPSKLTMTIMIFTMMVSFYYFSRHVEKLARTLFLWKLEVHEQKEKVYEMRRWNEALVTNMLPEHVARHFLGSKKRDEELYSQSYDEIGVMFASIPNFSDFYTEESINNGGIECLRFLNEIISDFDSLLDEPQFRCITKIKTIGSTYMAASGVTPDVNNGYNCMKKEEQSDRERWQHLADLADFALAMKVTLMNINYQSFNNFMLRIGLNKGGVLAGVIGARKPHYDIWGNTVNVASRMESTGVMGNIQVVEDCYNILKEYGFRFVRRGPIFVKGKGELLTYFLKGRDKQGSFLNGSSVTLPHQVVDS
- the adcy3a gene encoding adenylate cyclase type 3 isoform X2, which translates into the protein MMPRNRAFSEPEYSAEYSADCSVTLPSDPGQVVGRTHEVTVRSSGCCLCLPRFMLLTFAPESLENLYQTYFRRQRHETLLVLVVFAALFDSYVIVMCAVVYTSDKLASVLVASMGLLADIVLYLLCRFGLLPDRISRRVVPYALWVLIAAQIFCHLGLNYARFHQASDTVGWQAFFSFSFFLTLPLRLTPIVLITTVTCGVHTLVLGVTIAQQQQEDIQGAALGRQLLANIVIYVCAITVGVMSYYMADRKHRKAFLEARQSLEVKLNLEEQSQQQERLLLSILPKHIADEMLQDMKKEPSQKEMQQFNTMYMYRHENVSILFADIVGFTQLSSSCSAQELVKLLNELFARFDKLAAKYHQLRIKILGDCYYCICGLPDYREDHAACSIMMGLAMVEAISYVREKTQTDVDMRVGVHSGTVLGGVLGQKRWQYDVWSTDVTVANKMEAGGIPGRVHISQTTMECLHGEFEVEPGNGGERCDYLRERGLETYLVVVNKGPGGKNGINSVKLSVTSSNGNSPLLINTTECNGSVNTACSTPEEPEELDTRVVNPSFPNPRRRLRLRDLAERVIDAQENEQELNKLLNEALLERETVQASKGKQTNRLSLRFVDPDLETRYSVEKEKQSGAAFCCSCVVLLFTAATGALIDPRLITNYITFAVGEVLLLILTICSLAAIFPRVFPKKLVAFSTWIDHTRWARNTWAMAAIFILTMADIVDMLSCLPQSAIIASPSEGCLNNPKYYSYIAVLALMATTMLVQVSHMVKLTLMLLITVATGVVNIYSWRNIFDRYDMARFQDYRSYLVPSKLTMTIMIFTMMVSFYYFSRHVEKLARTLFLWKLEVHEQKEKVYEMRRWNEALVTNMLPEHVARHFLGSKKRDEELYSQSYDEIGVMFASIPNFSDFYTEESINNGGIECLRFLNEIISDFDSLLDEPQFRCITKIKTIGSTYMAASGVTPDVNNGYNCMKEEQSDRERWQHLADLADFALAMKVTLMNINYQSFNNFMLRIGLNKGGVLAGVIGARKPHYDIWGNTVNVASRMESTGVMGNIQVVEDCYNILKEYGFRFVRRGPIFVKGKGELLTYFLKGRDKQGSFLNGSSVTLPHQVVDS